A window of Pedobacter lusitanus contains these coding sequences:
- a CDS encoding DUF5606 family protein yields MNLRGIVAVSGRPGLFKLVGQNKAGYVLEGLDAQKVKIVTSISSTKLASLEDITIYGEDEDLKLIDVLANIAALKGEVADAKADASVLRALFVEVAPTHDQDKVYTSDMKKIVTWYHLLKDLPLFTEAAPGAVEGIEAVKAAEEKKAKATPKPSNAKAPVKTSQPAKKASMTSKKGV; encoded by the coding sequence ATGAATTTAAGAGGAATTGTAGCCGTATCTGGCAGACCAGGTTTATTTAAACTTGTTGGACAAAATAAAGCCGGTTATGTACTGGAAGGGTTAGATGCTCAAAAAGTTAAAATTGTAACCAGTATCTCTTCTACAAAATTAGCTTCATTAGAAGATATTACAATCTATGGTGAAGATGAAGATTTAAAACTGATTGATGTTTTGGCAAATATTGCTGCATTGAAAGGTGAAGTTGCTGATGCTAAAGCTGATGCTTCAGTGTTAAGAGCACTGTTCGTTGAGGTTGCACCTACACATGATCAGGATAAAGTTTATACTTCAGATATGAAGAAAATCGTTACCTGGTATCATTTGTTAAAGGATCTTCCTTTATTTACTGAAGCTGCTCCGGGAGCTGTTGAAGGTATTGAAGCGGTTAAAGCAGCAGAGGAGAAGAAAGCTAAAGCTACACCTAAACCTTCAAATGCTAAAGCGCCGGTTAAAACATCTCAGCCAGCAAAAAAAGCTAGTATGACAAGCAAAAAAGGAGTTTAA
- a CDS encoding peptidylprolyl isomerase, which produces MSKAIIKTEKGDMTVEFYDQDAPNTVANFKKLANEGFYDGITFHRVIPDFVVQAGCPNSKDAATAHLAGTGGPGYKIDCELDGGNQHHERGVLSMAHAGRNTGGSQFFICHSRSNTAHLDRNHTCFGKVVENVDIVDSIKQGDKILGIEVIED; this is translated from the coding sequence ATGAGCAAAGCAATAATAAAAACAGAAAAAGGCGACATGACTGTCGAATTTTATGATCAGGATGCCCCTAACACAGTAGCAAACTTCAAAAAATTAGCAAATGAAGGGTTTTATGATGGAATCACTTTTCACCGTGTAATTCCTGATTTCGTAGTACAGGCAGGATGCCCGAATTCCAAAGATGCAGCTACAGCTCATTTAGCTGGAACTGGCGGTCCTGGTTATAAAATTGACTGTGAACTTGATGGTGGAAACCAACATCATGAGCGTGGTGTATTATCTATGGCGCATGCAGGTAGAAATACTGGCGGTTCTCAATTTTTCATTTGCCACAGCAGATCAAATACTGCACATTTAGATAGAAATCATACTTGTTTTGGTAAAGTTGTTGAAAATGTTGACATTGTTGACAGTATCAAACAAGGAGATAAGATTTTAGGTATAGAAGTGATAGAAGATTAA
- a CDS encoding asparagine synthetase B, with amino-acid sequence MDEDQKNHLKAYGIAYWSIKQNAEVSWLLNYRGGSFLIKYSKLIEDECKTRGVSYQVIADGKVTAILNEISDPEVNMEMVKLEKAPKIAVYSPKSKLPWDDAVTMVLTYAEIPYDVVYDDEVLKDKLNGYDWLHLHHEDFTGQYGRFWSAFQNAVWYREDVRTQEATAKRNGFGKVSQMKLAVAKKMTEFCAGGGFLFAMCSATDSFDIALSAEGVDICASMFDGDAEDPNAQSKLDFKKTLAFKDFRLDLNPANYEFSDIDVTQTRNLAQQNDFFTLFEFSAKSDLVPTMLTQDHDRVIKGFMGQTTAFRKSLIKPNITVLGENKGAAEVRYLHGDIGKGQFTFYGGHDPEDYQHAVGDPPTDLNLHPNSPGYRLILNNVLFPAAKKKHQKT; translated from the coding sequence ATGGATGAAGATCAGAAGAATCATCTCAAAGCATATGGGATTGCCTACTGGAGTATCAAACAAAATGCAGAAGTAAGCTGGTTACTAAATTACAGGGGTGGCAGCTTTCTGATCAAATACAGCAAACTTATAGAAGACGAATGTAAAACAAGAGGCGTTTCCTACCAGGTAATCGCCGATGGCAAGGTTACTGCCATACTAAATGAGATCAGTGACCCTGAAGTAAATATGGAAATGGTTAAATTGGAGAAAGCTCCCAAAATTGCCGTATACTCACCAAAAAGCAAATTACCCTGGGATGATGCCGTGACTATGGTGCTTACCTATGCAGAAATCCCTTATGATGTTGTTTACGATGATGAAGTATTAAAAGATAAACTAAACGGTTATGACTGGCTTCATTTACACCACGAAGACTTTACAGGACAGTATGGCCGCTTCTGGAGTGCTTTTCAAAATGCAGTATGGTATCGGGAAGATGTCAGGACCCAGGAAGCAACTGCCAAGAGAAACGGATTTGGCAAAGTGTCTCAGATGAAACTTGCCGTAGCTAAAAAAATGACCGAATTTTGTGCAGGTGGTGGCTTTCTCTTCGCTATGTGTTCTGCCACTGATAGCTTTGACATAGCCTTATCGGCTGAAGGAGTTGATATCTGTGCCAGCATGTTTGATGGTGATGCTGAAGACCCCAATGCCCAGTCAAAACTGGATTTCAAAAAAACACTTGCTTTTAAAGACTTCAGACTGGACCTGAATCCTGCAAATTATGAATTCTCAGATATCGATGTGACACAGACCAGAAATCTGGCACAGCAAAACGACTTCTTTACCTTATTTGAATTTTCAGCAAAGTCTGATCTTGTTCCCACTATGCTTACTCAGGATCATGACCGGGTGATTAAAGGATTCATGGGCCAGACTACTGCCTTCAGAAAAAGTCTGATCAAACCAAATATTACCGTTCTGGGAGAAAATAAAGGAGCTGCAGAAGTACGTTATCTGCATGGAGATATTGGAAAAGGGCAATTCACTTTCTACGGCGGGCATGATCCTGAAGACTATCAGCATGCAGTGGGCGACCCGCCCACTGACTTAAATCTTCATCCTAATTCTCCCGGATATCGTTTGATATTGAATAATGTCCTCTTTCCTGCAGCCAAGAAAAAACATCAGAAGACCTGA
- a CDS encoding putative porin encodes MRKTIVLFLLSCVFFGAKQVVAQDLKTSVNQNKELDSLRSKLENSKDSVIFTSRFIRYTTLKLNKDSIQTLALDTSLRGMQNFNPIIQPTRPTINTGNIGLAARDLLFNPSKTIGFDPGFHSLDWYAIGNDDIKYYKARTPFSNLYYAGQYSGDNEQLFRVLHSQNIKKNFNVGASYNRIGANGGYQRQRGDVLNGTFFSWYTSPNKRYALYANAIFNTLKAYENGSIVNDNIFGDNQLSIDRMSQSVRLSSARQIYRKNTFFLKQTYFVGRIDTLDQEISKKILPTNKISYTIKYDKDSYAFQKTQSDDHTVLPSGMRDLSYTNDSTSVKHIQNEFIYSFFLRGKSSSVIKNELKIDAGIRHDFYNYSQMVGVLPQTTTSTNTDANGVVTTVTNTVDNKYFSNYTKSFQNVTLLGSAGYRFSNRIDLNFDVQQIFQGRQAGDFMYEAKSNVLVSHNLGRIVLGAYIQNKSPEEIYDTHYGNHFGWTNAVADPKYAAYRNANPSIDTNMVILPNPWNRTKTVNLSFKYINEKLGLEASAEYSMVNNYLYFIQTRPAIDSLTIVPAQFSGSINVLKLTLGKKFTYGRFNLDSYIVYQKTSKQDIMPMPDFYTFNSLYMKATVFKVLKTEFGFDVRYNSKYVNYSYSPAVSQFYIKQASATYQPVKFNTYPIVDLWVRASLRKANIFLKYEYVNQGLQSKGYYVVNRYPMPDKLFKIGLSWNFYD; translated from the coding sequence ATGCGTAAAACCATTGTTTTATTTCTTTTAAGCTGTGTCTTTTTTGGGGCAAAGCAAGTTGTTGCTCAGGATTTGAAGACTTCGGTGAATCAGAATAAAGAATTGGATTCTTTAAGAAGTAAACTGGAAAACAGTAAGGATTCAGTTATTTTTACCTCGAGATTTATCCGTTATACTACGCTTAAGCTGAATAAAGACAGTATCCAGACGCTGGCATTGGATACCAGTTTAAGGGGAATGCAAAATTTCAATCCGATAATACAGCCCACCAGGCCTACTATTAATACCGGAAACATTGGACTTGCCGCAAGAGATCTGTTATTTAATCCTTCTAAAACCATTGGTTTTGATCCTGGATTTCACTCACTGGATTGGTATGCCATTGGAAATGATGATATCAAATATTATAAAGCAAGAACGCCATTCAGCAATCTTTACTACGCGGGGCAATACAGTGGGGACAATGAGCAGCTTTTCAGGGTATTGCACTCTCAGAATATTAAGAAAAATTTTAATGTTGGAGCAAGTTATAACCGGATTGGTGCTAACGGTGGTTATCAGAGGCAAAGGGGAGATGTGTTGAATGGTACTTTCTTTAGCTGGTATACTTCACCCAATAAACGATATGCACTTTATGCAAATGCTATTTTTAATACGCTGAAGGCATATGAGAATGGATCGATTGTGAACGATAATATCTTTGGTGATAATCAGCTTTCTATCGACAGAATGTCTCAGAGTGTCAGGTTGTCTTCTGCAAGACAGATCTACAGAAAAAACACGTTTTTTCTGAAACAGACTTATTTTGTAGGTCGTATTGATACACTGGATCAGGAAATCAGTAAAAAGATATTACCTACCAATAAGATTTCCTATACCATAAAATATGATAAGGATTCTTATGCTTTCCAGAAAACCCAGTCAGATGATCATACTGTCCTGCCTTCTGGTATGCGTGATCTTTCTTATACCAATGACAGTACTTCGGTAAAACATATACAGAATGAATTTATCTATAGTTTTTTTCTTCGTGGAAAATCTAGCTCTGTAATCAAAAATGAATTGAAAATTGATGCGGGGATACGTCATGATTTCTATAATTATTCGCAAATGGTTGGTGTTTTACCTCAAACCACGACCAGTACCAATACTGATGCCAATGGGGTTGTTACAACGGTGACTAATACTGTGGATAACAAGTACTTTTCTAATTATACCAAGTCATTCCAGAATGTCACACTGCTGGGGTCCGCAGGTTATAGATTCAGTAACCGGATAGATCTGAACTTTGATGTGCAGCAAATATTCCAGGGCAGACAGGCCGGAGACTTTATGTATGAGGCCAAAAGTAATGTTCTGGTGAGCCACAATCTGGGCAGAATTGTATTGGGCGCATATATTCAGAATAAATCACCAGAAGAAATTTATGATACACATTATGGGAATCATTTTGGCTGGACAAATGCAGTTGCGGATCCCAAATATGCAGCCTATAGAAACGCTAATCCTTCTATTGATACTAATATGGTCATCCTGCCTAATCCATGGAACAGAACAAAAACGGTTAACCTGTCTTTTAAATATATTAATGAGAAATTAGGACTGGAAGCAAGTGCAGAGTATTCAATGGTTAATAATTATTTGTATTTCATACAAACCAGACCAGCAATAGACTCACTGACAATTGTTCCGGCACAGTTTTCCGGAAGTATCAATGTGTTAAAGTTAACGTTAGGAAAGAAGTTTACTTATGGCAGGTTTAACCTGGATAGTTACATAGTTTATCAAAAGACCAGCAAACAGGATATCATGCCTATGCCTGATTTTTATACTTTTAATAGTTTATATATGAAGGCAACTGTTTTTAAAGTTTTAAAGACAGAATTTGGCTTTGATGTAAGATATAACAGTAAATATGTAAACTACTCTTATTCGCCAGCTGTGAGCCAGTTTTATATTAAGCAGGCATCTGCAACTTATCAGCCGGTTAAATTCAATACCTATCCTATTGTAGATCTTTGGGTAAGAGCAAGTTTAAGGAAGGCAAATATCTTCCTTAAATATGAATATGTGAATCAGGGGCTTCAGTCGAAAGGATATTACGTGGTTAACAGGTATCCAATGCCTGATAAATTATTCAAGATCGGATTAAGCTGGAATTTCTACGATTAA
- a CDS encoding purine-nucleoside phosphorylase — protein MFQTLHETVEYIKLKCNNFQPEIGIVLGTGLGGLVNEIEVEFSLMYSNIPNFPISTLEFHSGKLIFGTLNGKKVIAMQGRLHYYEGYSMQQITFPIRVMKALGIQYLFISNAAGSLNADFKKGDLMIINDHINLQPESPLRGRNDADMGPRFPDMSQPYQKDFIKRALEIAAAEKINCHQGVYVSVTGPNLETKAEYNYLRIIGGDAVGMSTVPEVIVAKHMSIPVFAISVLTDEGFTDVLAPVSLEEILETARIAEPKMTRILSQLILSL, from the coding sequence ATGTTTCAGACACTACACGAGACCGTTGAATATATAAAGCTAAAATGCAATAATTTCCAGCCGGAAATTGGAATAGTACTGGGAACCGGATTAGGCGGCCTTGTGAATGAGATTGAAGTAGAATTTAGTCTGATGTATTCCAATATTCCGAATTTTCCGATTTCTACATTGGAGTTTCATTCGGGAAAATTGATTTTCGGAACACTGAATGGTAAAAAGGTAATTGCTATGCAGGGCAGACTGCATTATTATGAAGGCTATTCTATGCAGCAGATTACTTTTCCGATAAGAGTAATGAAAGCTTTGGGAATTCAGTATCTGTTTATTTCCAATGCAGCAGGTTCTCTGAATGCTGATTTTAAAAAGGGCGACCTGATGATTATAAATGATCATATCAATTTGCAGCCTGAGAGTCCTTTGCGTGGTAGAAATGATGCTGATATGGGACCAAGATTTCCTGATATGAGTCAGCCTTATCAGAAAGATTTTATTAAACGTGCGCTGGAAATTGCAGCAGCAGAAAAGATTAATTGTCATCAGGGAGTGTATGTTTCTGTAACCGGGCCTAATCTGGAAACTAAAGCAGAGTATAACTATTTGCGTATTATTGGTGGAGATGCAGTAGGAATGAGTACTGTTCCGGAAGTTATTGTTGCCAAGCATATGAGTATTCCGGTTTTTGCTATTTCAGTGTTGACTGATGAAGGTTTTACTGATGTTTTAGCTCCGGTCAGCCTGGAAGAAATACTGGAAACAGCAAGAATTGCCGAGCCTAAAATGACAAGAATATTAAGCCAGTTAATTCTTTCTTTATAA
- the lpxK gene encoding tetraacyldisaccharide 4'-kinase: protein MIKYVRLLLLPFSVIYGIVVVLRNKLYDWGIFKSHRFDIPVICVGNLVVGGSGKSPVTEYLVHLLGDYKIAILSRGYGRDTKGFLYADKTSTAKSIGDEPLQFYHKFPQLTVAVCEDRVKGVSMLRERHDVIILDDAFQHRRLNPGFSILLFEFQKLLEWQFLLPAGNMREPFRGYKRADILLVTKSPLEIGSQQKNQCAGHFKHAADQLFFSSIAYKELHDLYTTKVLPVNILKHKKVFLLTGIANPGPLFDYLSQFAPAIEHHDYPDHHSFSSGNLSKLVKAFRQDPAKEKIIITTEKDAQRLFDVTIRELLLDLPVFYLPIQINIDADYKKTFDQKILKYVSDTTRDR from the coding sequence ATGATAAAATACGTCCGATTACTATTGCTGCCCTTTTCTGTTATCTACGGTATAGTGGTAGTTTTAAGAAATAAACTCTATGACTGGGGCATTTTTAAGTCCCATAGGTTTGATATACCGGTAATTTGTGTAGGTAACCTGGTTGTTGGCGGTTCAGGAAAGAGCCCGGTTACTGAATATCTGGTACACTTACTTGGTGATTATAAAATTGCCATTCTGAGCAGGGGGTATGGAAGAGATACTAAAGGATTTTTATACGCCGATAAGACTTCAACTGCGAAATCGATAGGTGATGAGCCACTGCAGTTTTATCATAAATTTCCACAGTTGACTGTTGCAGTCTGTGAGGATAGGGTAAAGGGAGTGAGTATGTTGAGAGAGAGGCATGATGTGATTATACTTGATGATGCTTTTCAGCACAGAAGGCTGAATCCGGGATTCAGTATTCTGCTTTTTGAATTTCAGAAATTATTGGAATGGCAATTTTTACTACCTGCCGGGAATATGAGAGAACCTTTCAGGGGGTATAAGCGTGCAGATATTTTGCTCGTTACCAAATCACCACTGGAAATCGGTAGTCAACAAAAAAATCAATGTGCCGGACATTTTAAGCATGCGGCAGATCAGCTTTTTTTCTCTTCTATAGCTTATAAAGAGCTGCATGATCTTTATACAACCAAAGTTTTACCGGTAAATATACTGAAGCATAAAAAGGTGTTTTTATTGACAGGAATTGCTAATCCCGGGCCTTTGTTTGATTATCTGTCACAGTTTGCTCCGGCTATAGAACATCATGATTATCCGGATCATCATTCATTCAGTTCAGGAAATTTAAGTAAATTGGTAAAAGCTTTTCGCCAGGATCCGGCGAAAGAAAAAATTATTATCACAACAGAAAAGGATGCGCAGCGTTTATTTGATGTTACAATCAGAGAATTACTGTTAGATTTGCCTGTATTTTATCTGCCAATCCAAATAAATATTGATGCAGACTATAAAAAAACATTTGACCAAAAGATACTAAAATATGTTTCAGACACTACACGAGACCGTTGA
- the pruA gene encoding L-glutamate gamma-semialdehyde dehydrogenase: protein MLKGFFNVPTPENEPILGYAPGSKERELLKAALAEARSKKGDISMHIGGKLVHTDKKGTVTPPHDHQHVLAQFSIGDKTHVQQAIDAALAAKPQWENLPWEQRAAIFLKIAELISGPYRYKLNAATMLGQSKNAYQAEIDSACELIDFLRFNVSYMADIYKQQPPVSPKGVWNRVEQRPLEGFVFALTPFNFTAIAANLPTSAALMGNVVVWKPAETQIYAANLLMEIFKEAGLPDGVINLVYVGGPEAGEVIFNSPDFAGIHFTGSTGVFQSIWKTIGTNIHKYKTYPRIVGETGGKDFILIHGSADAEVSSTAILRGAFEYQGQKCSAASRTYIAKSLWPKIKELMLRDLATFKMGGTEDFGNFINAVIDDRSFTKLAKYIDQAKADKGVEIIAGGNYDKSKGYFIEPTVLVVDDPKYTTMCEELFGPVLSVYVYDDADFDQVLEIIDTTSPYALTGAVIAQDRYAIDKASYALRNAAGNFYINDKCTGAVVGQQPFGGARGSGTNDKAGSMINLLRWVSPRTIKETFDPPKDYRYPFMG, encoded by the coding sequence ATGCTCAAAGGATTTTTTAACGTACCAACACCTGAGAACGAACCTATTTTAGGTTACGCACCAGGAAGTAAAGAACGTGAATTATTGAAGGCTGCTTTAGCTGAAGCACGTTCAAAAAAAGGTGACATCTCTATGCACATCGGAGGCAAATTAGTCCATACCGATAAAAAGGGAACAGTTACTCCACCGCACGATCACCAACACGTTTTAGCACAATTCAGCATAGGCGATAAAACTCATGTACAACAGGCTATCGACGCAGCTTTAGCTGCAAAGCCTCAATGGGAAAATCTGCCATGGGAACAACGTGCAGCTATATTTTTAAAGATCGCTGAGTTAATCTCAGGTCCGTATCGTTATAAATTAAATGCAGCAACTATGCTCGGTCAGTCTAAAAATGCATACCAGGCAGAAATTGATTCAGCCTGTGAATTGATAGACTTCCTGCGTTTCAATGTTAGTTATATGGCTGACATTTATAAGCAACAGCCTCCTGTTTCACCAAAAGGTGTTTGGAACAGAGTTGAGCAGCGCCCATTAGAAGGTTTCGTTTTTGCTTTAACTCCTTTCAATTTTACTGCTATCGCAGCAAATCTGCCAACATCAGCAGCATTAATGGGTAATGTGGTTGTTTGGAAACCTGCGGAAACACAAATTTATGCTGCCAATTTATTGATGGAAATTTTCAAAGAAGCTGGTTTACCTGACGGAGTTATCAACCTTGTTTATGTAGGTGGTCCGGAAGCCGGAGAAGTTATTTTCAACAGTCCTGATTTTGCCGGTATTCACTTTACAGGTTCTACTGGAGTTTTCCAGAGCATATGGAAAACAATTGGTACAAATATTCATAAATACAAAACATATCCGCGTATCGTGGGTGAAACAGGTGGTAAAGATTTTATCCTGATTCACGGTTCTGCTGATGCAGAAGTTTCAAGTACAGCAATTTTACGTGGCGCTTTTGAATATCAGGGACAAAAATGTTCTGCTGCTTCAAGAACTTATATTGCGAAAAGTTTATGGCCAAAAATTAAAGAATTGATGCTGCGTGATCTTGCTACCTTCAAAATGGGTGGAACTGAAGATTTCGGTAACTTCATCAATGCTGTAATTGACGATCGTTCTTTCACCAAACTGGCTAAATATATCGATCAGGCAAAAGCTGATAAGGGAGTAGAAATCATTGCAGGTGGTAACTATGATAAATCTAAAGGTTATTTTATTGAGCCAACAGTTTTAGTAGTTGATGATCCTAAATACACAACTATGTGCGAAGAGTTATTCGGACCGGTTTTAAGTGTATATGTATATGATGACGCTGATTTTGATCAGGTATTGGAAATTATTGATACAACTTCTCCATATGCTTTAACAGGAGCTGTTATTGCTCAGGATCGTTATGCTATTGATAAGGCATCTTATGCTTTACGTAATGCAGCAGGTAACTTCTACATTAATGATAAATGTACAGGTGCCGTTGTTGGTCAGCAGCCTTTTGGCGGAGCCAGAGGTTCAGGTACTAACGATAAAGCAGGTTCAATGATTAATTTATTACGTTGGGTTTCTCCCCGTACTATTAAAGAAACATTCGATCCGCCTAAGGATTACCGTTACCCTTTCATGGGATAA
- the can gene encoding carbonate dehydratase, with amino-acid sequence MCATKSEPHNHNITYEGLLKGNKEWVAATLAEDPTFFDRLSAGQKPPVLWIGCSDSRVPANQITHTNPGDIFVHRNIANVVVHTDMNMLSVLDYAVNVLEVEHVIVCGHYGCGGVAAAMSNRQFGIIDNWLRNIKDTYRLHNDELDGIENEKKRTDRLVELNVIEGVFNLTKTSIVQNRWGNGKKLGIHGWVYSLETGLIKDLKVTTESNDHISSVFKVDGK; translated from the coding sequence ATGTGTGCAACAAAATCAGAACCTCACAACCACAACATTACTTACGAAGGATTATTAAAAGGAAATAAAGAATGGGTAGCAGCTACTTTAGCTGAAGATCCTACTTTTTTTGATCGCTTATCAGCCGGACAAAAACCACCTGTTTTATGGATCGGCTGTTCAGACAGCCGTGTGCCGGCTAACCAGATTACGCACACTAATCCGGGTGACATTTTTGTTCACCGTAATATTGCGAATGTAGTAGTACATACGGACATGAATATGTTAAGTGTACTGGATTATGCAGTAAATGTACTGGAAGTTGAGCATGTTATTGTTTGCGGTCATTACGGATGTGGTGGTGTTGCAGCAGCAATGAGCAATAGACAATTTGGTATTATTGATAACTGGTTAAGAAATATAAAAGATACTTATCGTTTACATAATGATGAGCTTGACGGTATTGAAAATGAGAAAAAACGTACAGACAGACTGGTAGAGCTGAATGTAATAGAAGGAGTCTTTAATCTGACCAAGACATCAATCGTTCAGAACAGATGGGGTAATGGTAAAAAGCTAGGTATTCATGGCTGGGTATATAGTCTGGAAACCGGATTGATAAAGGATCTGAAAGTTACAACAGAATCTAATGATCATATCTCTTCTGTATTTAAAGTTGATGGTAAATAA
- a CDS encoding SulP family inorganic anion transporter, whose translation MQNGNSTSPQVGLKKYILKKNLKRDLPASIVVFLVALPLCLGIALASGAPLFAGIVTGVVGGIVVASVSGSQLSVSGPAAGLTVIVLGAIAHLGSYQVFLLAVMLAGLLQIVLGIVRAGTIGNYFPSSVIEGMLAAIGLILILKQLPHALGVDKDFLDENLSNGHMYQVVLQAIKMLNPAAMIITILSIAILIFWPKLKKVSAVPAPLLVVILGVVMTLLFQQTPYALRPEQMVSIPVVSGWTEFSNLFTMPDFSAITNKEVWIVAITIAVVASLETLLSIEAVDKIDPVKRVSPTNRELIAQGVGNMTSGMLGGLPLTSVIVRSSANVNAGGKTKASAILHGCWLLLSFLFIPGLINMVPLACLAAILLVTGYKLTRISLFKHMYHKGWDQFVPFFITVVAVLLTDLLKGVAIGMLLSVFYLLRTNMRNPFFYKIQEEGNKKNLRIKLSEEVSFLNKAAIQVVLTKIPQETNVIIDGSNSRYIHPDVLETIFNFKHNAYTKGIIVTLVDIKEHYIVPKITDKIIQDIHKI comes from the coding sequence ATGCAAAATGGAAACTCAACCTCTCCGCAGGTTGGATTGAAAAAATATATCTTAAAAAAGAATCTAAAGCGCGATTTACCGGCAAGTATTGTCGTGTTTTTAGTAGCCCTGCCTTTGTGTCTGGGGATTGCCCTGGCTTCGGGTGCACCATTGTTTGCCGGTATAGTTACTGGTGTGGTTGGTGGAATAGTTGTGGCCAGTGTAAGTGGCTCACAACTAAGTGTAAGTGGTCCGGCCGCTGGTTTGACAGTTATTGTACTGGGAGCTATAGCTCATCTGGGTAGTTATCAGGTGTTTTTGCTGGCAGTGATGCTGGCGGGACTGTTGCAAATTGTATTGGGTATAGTCCGGGCTGGGACTATTGGCAATTATTTCCCTTCAAGTGTGATTGAAGGAATGCTTGCTGCGATCGGTCTGATCCTGATTCTGAAACAATTACCTCATGCATTAGGAGTCGATAAAGACTTTCTGGATGAAAATCTGAGTAACGGTCATATGTATCAGGTTGTTCTGCAGGCGATAAAAATGCTCAATCCGGCTGCCATGATTATTACCATACTTTCGATAGCTATCCTGATCTTCTGGCCTAAGCTGAAAAAAGTAAGTGCTGTTCCGGCACCTTTACTGGTGGTTATACTTGGTGTGGTAATGACTTTGCTTTTCCAGCAAACACCTTATGCATTAAGACCTGAACAGATGGTTAGTATTCCTGTAGTAAGCGGGTGGACAGAATTCTCGAACTTATTCACTATGCCTGATTTTTCAGCTATCACTAATAAAGAAGTATGGATTGTTGCGATAACAATTGCTGTTGTAGCAAGTCTGGAGACTTTATTGAGTATAGAGGCTGTAGATAAGATAGATCCTGTAAAAAGAGTTTCACCAACCAACAGAGAGCTGATTGCGCAGGGAGTAGGAAATATGACGAGTGGTATGCTTGGGGGATTACCGTTGACTTCTGTAATTGTAAGAAGCTCTGCTAACGTAAATGCGGGTGGAAAAACTAAAGCTTCCGCTATTTTGCATGGCTGCTGGTTATTACTTTCTTTTCTTTTTATACCCGGTTTAATCAATATGGTACCGCTGGCCTGTCTGGCAGCCATCCTGCTGGTGACTGGTTATAAATTAACAAGAATTAGTTTATTCAAACATATGTATCACAAAGGCTGGGATCAGTTCGTCCCATTCTTTATTACTGTGGTTGCCGTTTTACTGACCGATTTATTAAAAGGTGTGGCAATCGGTATGTTGTTATCAGTGTTTTATCTGCTGCGTACCAACATGCGTAATCCTTTCTTTTACAAGATTCAGGAAGAAGGAAATAAAAAAAATCTGAGAATCAAGCTTTCTGAAGAAGTATCCTTTCTGAATAAAGCAGCAATACAGGTTGTATTGACGAAAATTCCTCAGGAAACAAATGTAATTATTGATGGCAGCAATTCCAGGTATATACATCCTGACGTGCTGGAAACCATTTTCAATTTCAAGCATAATGCTTATACAAAAGGTATTATCGTTACCTTAGTTGATATAAAAGAGCATTATATAGTACCAAAAATAACGGACAAAATTATTCAAGATATTCATAAAATATAA